ATTCCAGTTGGAAAGTAATTTGGGATCTTTACATTGATTTCCTTCTACAGATACAAAATCACACCAAGACCACACAGAAAATCAGGCTGAGCAACTTGAGACAAAAAATACTTATACAAAAACCTCCCCAGGTGAATCGTCATCTCTTTGCTTCACTGCAGAAAGATAACCTGAGGCAAGATGAAAAACTTTTATCACAGTctagaaaaacaaccaaaaaaaccgcCCAGAGATTTGCAGCTGTGCTATATATCAGctgaaatttcttctcttttttgaaaaACATACTGTTTCAGTGGCAATAAATCCTCTCACTGCTGCTCTAGTCCATTTGTGTTCATCTAGTGTAAAGCTAACATATTTGTAGCTGGGCCGGGTTGGAGGATGCAACGCAACTATATATGCGCACCTGCAGATATGGCTATTTACTCAGACACAGGCACAAAACCTGCTGGCCAAGTGCAGTTGCAGAATTTAACTTAATCTTGACTGCTTTCTCTGGGGTCCCAGCATCTACTGACTGGGATTAGGCTGTAAGAGATGTCAGGTCCAGTGAACGCATAATGGCTTTGACGCTTTCAGATTCCCAGGCCAGCATTTCTTCTAAGTCACACCAGGACTCActggaaaaatgctgaaatttcACAATACgttgtgttcatttttttccagacaaagcTCCGCAAGGACAGCAGGAAGATAAAAGCATCCATTTGCCCCTGTTCATGTGAAATGAGGTATATTCACGTGGCTTCACTTCATAGACAGCTATTGGagcatgttttttgctttgtttttttgatttttttcttttgacctcAGTACTGTAATTTTTACAATGCAAATAGAGTGGCTCACCTTGGTTCACTGGGCAAGAAAttagtttcctttaaaaatttttttggatTTTAGCAGTTATCCTGATATTGCCCAAGTTCCATGggatttttcaaaagtaattagAAAGCCAGTACATATCAGAAAGTTATCATTAAACATATTGAATTTCTCACTGCAAACAGATTCTTATCCGGTAAATTTGTCAGGCTTTGTTAGGTTAGAATTTACAAAGTACAACTCCCATATTTATGTAATAGCTATAGCAGGAAATAATGTTCACTGACATGCAGACATGGGTGCAAATCGCTAGATAAGTTTATTGCAATATCTAACCATTCCACACCTAATTTTGAGAACTAGCATATATAAGGTGGAAGGTTAACATTCTTTCCAGCTGCACTTGCATCCGCTCTGCAGTCAACATGAAATCCACTGTGAGTATACATGCCATTTTCTTCTTATAAACTAAAACTCTGATGCAAAACCATTGCCTGCATACCACaggcctgcttgcctgtatccaCTTATAGCAAAAAGTTCTTCTCAGACTTCATTCCTCCAGAGTACAGCTCAGACCATAGTAACCTAAACAGATCAAGAGGTAAGGATTCTTGCAAAGATTTAGCTATATATTATCCAATCTACAGGAAGCCTAATCTAAAGCCCATTGTTGTCAACAGTCCTTTTGCAAAACTGGAGCAACACTGTAATGGATCTAGCCACTTGTAATATTTAACTGGAGTAAATTTCTTTCTCCTCACTCATATGAAATCTCAGTATATGACTGTGTAAGTCCCCTCAGTAGAGTCTTCAGATTCAGTTCTTGAAAGTAAACTACTCATACAAATCTAGGTTGGATTGTTCTAGGGTAAAGTAAGGAAAACTCAATTTAGGTGACCTTTGCAATTCcagtgtgaaaggaaaaaaaataggggcgggggggaggaaatcCAAGGAGTACACTTCAGGATCAGACTAGGAAAAAGTCATTAGAAAGGATTCTTAACGACCAGATTTGTCAGCCAGGCCTGCATTTATACTTATACGCTTTAAATGTTCGTTTCAGATTGTGATTACTGTACTTTTTGGACTCTCGTTGACTCCTTCTCTTGCTGGTAAGGTAAGTATGGTGACCAAGGTATACAtcactgctctgtttctgtctttccTGCTTCTTGAATTTTGCCCACTGCTGTGGAGGGCAATTTCTCTTGTATATAAAAGGTAAAACCATAAAATGGCAATTGTAAGCTTCAGAAATTATTCAGTGACTCTATTGAAAGAATTGTTACAGCTACTCCAGAGTGGCATGGCCTTACTGTTCTGTCATTTTGACAATGTTGTTGTTGTCACTAAAGGAGCTCCTGGTGGGCCAGTGTTTGTTGtgttatagttaaaaaaaaaaaataaaaaaaagcattatggAACCACGTAAAATCTTATGGGACTGAACCTGTCTCCAAAACAGTTTGAATGTTTTTCCACATCAGTCTTAGAGGATTCTATTTTTGCCAAGTAAAGGAAATATCTGGTTGACTTAGAACATAAATTTGAGTGCCTTTTTAGGCAACCTGTTAATTTACAACAATTAGAAAAATCCTGACTGAGTCTTCATCCAATTTGTTCTCATTCACTGCTCTGTGGATTTAGACCTGTGGCTATTTTAATAGGAAAGGTGGCATTAAGGGTATTTGTGTGTCTGGCTGTAAATGATCTATGTCTAATCAGCCCCATGGAGCACTGTGCTGACCTTTCTGCTTCTGGTACCTTTGTTCACTCCGCTCGGCCTAGGTCAAAAATCGCTGCACGGTTCTGATTTGGGCCACGTAGATCTCAGGGATTGGTGTGATAGCCCTTCTAACCTCTCGCAGGGCGGTGCAGATGATTTCCTATAAGCACTGAGGAGATTAACTATAGCCTGAAAGtctaaaatgttaattttgttttctaaattcagAATGTGGATAGAAATAAGCAAATAAGCACTGGTGAAAACTCCCACCAAACTCTGTCAATCAACAAAGAAAAGAGCACGGCATGTATTGACATGAACGATGGCCGTGACTCATGGAACATTATCTGGAACTACAATACGGTGAGTGGTGAAGAACatgctttttcagaaaatttccaaGGCAACTAGTTCGTATACAACTAATTGAAATAGACTGTTTCTTATTCTTTAAATTTTAGGTCCAAGTTCAGGGGTAAAAAACTTTATCAGTCTTTATTACTTTGATTTTTAATACAGACTTCATTCTGATGTCAATTAATGAAGAACTGAAATCCTAGAtcttaataaatttattttacagGGCTATATGGCAACCAGAATATTTGCACAGAAGGTTTGCTTCATTTCTAAAATGAACAAGAATGTGATGCCTGATATTGTTGCTATTTCcaagatgactgaaaaaaaaaaggtaagataaaAAGGGGAGTTACTTGTAAACCTGAACAATAAAGCAAACGTAAACTGTAAGCATGGGATCATCAGAGAGAATgctattttcaaaagtttttaaaCCAACAGCTAATATAAAAGCCATTAAGATTAAACCATTTGTTATAAATTTGTATCATTTCAATGACCATTTACATTAATGTAATTTGTAAACTTTGACAAATTAAAATATCCTGTTTCAGATACTTGCAATGGAAATTTTTAATGTTTGTCTACATTATGTATCAcctagaaaatgcatttttatgctgTGATATAGAttgactatttatttttaatattgctgtttatgtttaaaaatgttaGATTTTTGGCAGAGTACTCTTCATAATCTCACATTCTTTGCAGgctaaaaagtatttttgtagGCAACTCTATTGGGAGAAGAGCAAAAAAATCCAGTAACGAGAAAAGAAGTGTTTAGATAAAATTTCAAGCCTTTGCATAACTTTTTCAAGAGAACTACACCATATTACCGTGAGTTCAGCCCACATGATTAgggcaaacattttaaaaaatacctcAGCGTTCAGCACCCTTTTGTGGACTCAGACACTCCTCCTGAAGAGCCTGAGAGCTGAGCCTTTCTAAAATCCTGGCTTTAAAGGCCAAGAGGGCATggtggggaaagaaaaggggagagttATATAAGTACGGATTCATCTTTATCTGTAGCTCCAGGCCTGCTTTCACTAAGGTGCATCTCTGTTGCCCTCTGAAGCTTATCTCAGCTTCCTGCTTACCAGCAAGAAGGAAGTGCGTTTGAGTGGGCTTTCAGGAACCCTTTGATAAAATTCCACCATAATATTGAAAGTATATGTCAATCTCAGTCCTCCCTGCTAAGTGTGTCTTCACCCTGGAGTTCATCTAGCTATTCCTTACCAGCgtgctttctctttcttgagaGGACTACATTTTCACACGtggcaagatttttttcttcctttgtttcctaTTGAAGGAAACACCAGTGAAGTTCAGCACTACTTGCAATACTGATGCTGAACAGTAATCTGGTTCAGGCGTTTACCAGGGGGATGGTTTTTCAATAGAAAAAGAGTAggtgcattttttcccccttacaaaACTCTACATTTTCTCTGAGGAAGTTCAGATTCTGCAGATTGCTTTAGAAAAGTATATTAGAAAACCTTAaaggtattatttatttttgggtAGTAAGAACCAAAAATGGTTCATTTTGATGGATCTCAACCCTCATTTCCAATTTTAGAAGGTTACTTTCTGGATATTACTGTTTGGacctctgttttcctttatggCATAAGAGGATATCTCTTCAGATTCAACACAGCCTTTCCCCTACATCAGCAGTGTGATCCAGAGTAGGATCCCTGTGGTTATAGCTGAATAATGAGCGATGCAAACCAACAGGAAGCCTAGTTCATAAGAAAAAATATGGGTGATTAGGAACTTTACTATCCAGAGTACAAAGCATTCAGGTAGGAAAATATGTCTGAAATTAATTTGAAACAAAGTGCTCTGGAGGAGTTCAGAGAACCTTCCCCATTAAAACACTCAGCAGAGTTCTCCAAGAGGTCTTGAGCACTGCTAGCAAATAATTTTAATCTGAATACATCTGCCAAGTGCTGCTACTGTCCTCTTGGTTCCAGTTTTAGAAAACTGAATGAATAGATTTCTTCTCCCTCTACACTTCAAGTTATAACCCAAGTACCTCTAGGGTAGGAGTGACTAAGGAAATACTTTTGCAGGAGGTCTATGTTAACATATTGGCCGCGCTTGTCTTTTCCTGTTCAGCTGTTCCAGTTgttctcttttgcttcttttcatcTTGTCTCCCTTAGAAAGACCTGACCTAGGAATTGTCTTCTATGCTTGCTGATGGTCCCACATTCACACAGCAGATTGAAAGACTgcacaaaatactgttttagtaaaaaaaaaaaaaaaagaaaaaaaaaaaaagaaagcactgagtCACCATTCCAGAGATAGGAATACGTATATCATTAAATGAATCAAGACACTGATCTTATTGAATGATGTTATTTGATGTTGTTTAGAGGGCGAAAGGTCAAAGACATCCATCAAAAGATCTCGTATACGTCGTCTCAAAAAAAAGAGTCCGTGACCTCAAGTCTTATGGAGAAGACATCTTTGCTCTGTGCAAAGGGCTCCCGACTTATATAGCGCATGAAGTTCGTGGTGAGTGCAATCAAATGAATTATTTGTGTAACTGAGCAGAGTTTTTTTCCTTAGGGAACAATACATGAATGCTGCTGTTCCAACTAGAGACAGACACAAACCAAGAACTTCCAGAACTGCAGAAAGGCTTCAGTATCTGTGCAGATCTGGATCAGAACAATGTTGAGTCACAATCTCGTTAAATTAGCCTGATCTGAGCTCTTACTTATCCTTTTACTAAATTATAAGGTGGCTTAATTTTTGGCCCAGAATTTTGCCGATTGAACTTACCTGTAATGCCAAGGTACAGAAGTAGCAGTGTCTCAAGAACTGCTGTCCTTCAGTTTACACACTGCTGATAGCTTGCTGAGCGATCCTACCATCAAATGGCTGTGCTGAAAGCCAAATCAAATAAACGCATTCATGTTTTACAATATTAAGCCAAGTTGCTTCACACCTTGCAGGTTTAGTTTCATGACCTAAACAATATAGGGTTCTTTAATAATGTCAAAGCTTGATGGGGCATATTAACAACAATAGCATAACAGTATAATGCACTATAATATACTAATAGTATATGCCCACTAGTACTGGCAAATGTAAAGAATGTTGAATAGAACATCTTTGTGATCATCCATTTTTGAGTCAAAGATCCAGTTGTGTTTGGTGACTACAAAAGTATCTTTTACTCATTCATTTAGACTATTTCTTTAATAGCAATTATAAGAAACGCTCCTTGACTAGAGTAATAAAAATACACTGTTGTAGAATGCCAGCTATTGCTATGAAGACAAGCATAAACCAACTAGCTTGCAGCAGGTGCCATAGTCAGGGTTTGATCACTTGCGTTATAACTGTCTTAGGGGAAAAGAtacattattttgaaatacatataAAGGAATTGCAAACTGAGTGACTGCAAACTCTCTCATTAGAGATATGCCCTGCAGAGCCTACATAGCATGTTACCATTCTGCCATAGCAGTATTTCCACCTACTTGGTGCTCATTTTCCTTCAGTGATtgctttgaaaactgaaattgctcaactgctttgattaaaaaacaaaacaaaaaaacccacgagTGCAGTGTCTCATGTATTAAAGGCTGCCAGTGAACGTACAGAGTTCTTACAACGGTCTTAGGTATTAACCTGATgctatatggttttttttttcttccttttctcttttttaaggaTCCCAATTTTGGTACAATCAAGGATCATGTTTTCAACTTAATATCCTTTTTGTTCTTGGCATTCGTTACTGTGACAACACTGGGAGCTCCTGAAAATTTTACCTTTCTTGAACCTATCAAGGACACCTACTAACTGCACAAAGCCATCCCTGTTGCTGTTGTCCCCTGGTATTACATCTTGCAAGTGTTTCAGTCTTCATGATTCAGATCGTGAAGCAGATCAGTTGGTGACAGTGTCTTTCAATTAAACACATTTAGCATGGATGTCAACTCTGTCTAGTTTCTCATTACTACATCCATTATCATCTGTGTCTGAGACCCATTCTGGATCAGGATGTGGCATCAGAAGCAGATCAAGATTGGGCCTGGTTGGCATACGTATGGGAAACCTTCCGGCGGCGGGGGGAAAGCTGTAGCAAATTAGTTTAAGGAGGCTGTAGCTGCTTTTTCCTTGCCTCGCTACAGAGCCAAGTCTTTTGAAAAGGTGGTCCCACTCCGTGTACATCACTCCCAAGAAGTCAGGTAGGAGAGCAAGCGTAGATcacccttccccccgcccccagatACAAACAGAAGAGAATCCCTTAAGAACATACAAAATACGACATTTGAATACTTTTTGTAGGCTCATCAAGAAAGCAAGCCTGTTATGAAAAGCTAAACCTGAAGCACCACAGCTAGCCTGATGGAGCCCACGATTCATCTCTACTGAATTTTagggagacagacagacacacacagaatatagaggaattatttttctttgttgatTATTAGAATACGTATTAATCTTCAGCAGTAGTACAGAACTGTGTATACAGAGCGGAACAGCCTGCGTTATAGTTACAAAGAACTGCGGACAACTGCTTGAAAAtagacagagaagagaaataattacTAATGAAAACTGAAGTGGCCATAGCCGTGCCATTGATGTGCACAGGGGAGTTTCCAGTCCCCTCTTCCCACCCAAACCCTTAGGCTATCAAAACGCCTGGTTGCACTCCTCTACCCTTTTGAACTCTTGAGATGCTCCTTTAAAAAGTTACTCTTAACGCAGGACACAGTTCTAGAGACCTTCAATTTTAGTTTGGTATCACAAAATACCGAGGTAATTAACAATTACATGGAGGAAGGGACATTTGCTCTTTTTGGAGATGAGTGACTATCAGCATATGTACATTACAAAAATGACATACAGAATTAAGGCCTTGCTTTAAATAAGGCAAAGATGCCTTACATGAAAAATCTTGATTATCGTGGAATGAAAAGTAGACGGAGAAGAAATACGCAAGGAGTTTGtctttgttctgttctgttcgaGAAAGAGAATTCTAATTACTTTTAGGATGTATAGGGTTATTTATGGGATTCCAAAAATAAAGAAGGTCCTCCATTTTTCTCAATGCGAAGTGAAAGCTGGCTAAAGGTACCAAATTCAACTCTCGGCAGATTAAGCTTTGTCTCAAAGATGCATATACAAAACACCACCAATTCTTGATCCACAGAGGATAGTGCAAGATTCCCGGCTCTCTCTTCCCAACTTCCTCCAAGTCAGTCTTGAAGACATAAGAACATGGacttagttttccttccttaatgCCGCAATGGTGCCTGTAAAGGGACATGAAAGATTTATTCCATTTATGCTACCAGGGACATGGAGAAAGAAATAGTCTTTACGCTTTCCTGATGGTTAATCCCAGATCTCTGTATTTCAGATTCCCCAGAAGTAAAAACTTGAAATGAATCAAGCTTAGGAATACACTAACAGTTTCTGGTGTCTTAACCAGGGCATATGATAAAGAATTTATGTGAGGTTTATGTCAGTTTTAGGAAGACAAAACTGTACTTTATATACTTCGACCCAGCATGAAGCCTGCTGTTAAGAAGTTACCCTatcaaagtgtttttgttttggtttgtttttttgagggggaggggggtTGAACAAATGTGAACTAGAAGAGTGCATTTATACTGGACTGTCACCTAACTACAGTTTTTTCTGATCCTGCAATGGACCCGAAGCCAGATTTACTATATGTGGTCAAGCCACTATCACAGAGAAGAAACAAGGCTTCCAAGAGTAAGAAGTAGAACGTGAAGCTAGAGAAAGTTAGATTAGAGATGAAGTGCAATTTTTAAACAGTAGGGCCATTAAACACTAAATCTTTACCAAGAAGAATTCCAAGAATTCCCCATTGctagagactttaaaaaaaatcaaggctgaaTATTTCCTCTCTTCAGACAAGAACGGGAGGATGTCCTGGGTTATGCATATGAATCTGTGAACTCCAGAAGAAGAATAGCAGCCAGAGAACGTGCCTCAATTTCCACTGCCTTCTTACTGATCCCAACGGGCTTAATTCTTTAGCAGGTTAAAATGAGATGAAGGTCGCTTAAGCACATCTCAGGTGAAAGCACCCAAACTAAAGGCAAAAGCATCTACATTATCTGGATTAGCACACATCAACCCTAGCAGGAGAGgcagaatttgtttaaaaaacaaaaacaagtttctGCTACTGCTCATCTCCTTTTCTGCCATTTCACTggagtttttgtgttttgtttttcttctttttaatttcttgccACACCATCAGTTCTCATTTTACTCAGTTTACTCAGCTAAACGCAACAGAAAGAGGCAAGAATCAAAGTGCAGGAGGGGATTTTCACCTAATTTTAGAATCACTATACATTATTCTAAGACATTCTTTAAGCTGTTGTCATGCCCTACTTTGCCTTCTTACTGGTATTTCTCTATTTAAGTCCCTTTCCAGAAGGGACTGGAAAAAAACTTTTTGGTAGTACAGTGTATGTTTAAATGCCAAGTGTGcatgaatgaaagaaaaggaaacttcagTCACCTAATAAACCAAAGGACCACTTctcagcagcaacaaaaatactTCCACGATGCTAAATGCGAAGCTGCAATACAAGGCTTCTAAAGAGGGCTCACATAAGCCTGATGCATCAATAAGAGCTGTATTGCTTTTTCTCAAATAGAGCTGTTGTGTCTTGTCATCCTGCCCCAGAGTCTATGCCTACCACCACACCCCCAGAGCATATGTACACTTTTGCTTCATGGTGCTGGGATGACAATTGTGGAGAACAGTTACCATAGGGACAGCATCACTGCAAATCTTCCAGCCTAGACCACCCTCCGTAGTCCTGGAAATGACATTTAGGGGCAGAGAACAGTTCATGGCACATGTCTGTAGAGCTCTCTCACAGGCTGTGACATGTAAGAATTTGAGATTTAAGAAGGCGGCCACAGTTATTGGTATATGCAGTAACAAAAGCATTAGACAATACTCAGAGATTTGTAAACAGGATTAGGAGAGGGCCAGACCCAAAAAGGCAACACGAATTGAAAAGTGAACTTTTTTCCACTTACTGCTTCAGCCCAAACTCCGATTTGGAGTGCATGTCAGTAatgtcttgtaaaaaaaaaaaaaaaaaaaaaaaagtctttgaggaGGAACAGGGTCAGTGACAATACAATGCCTTGCCTCACAgataaatacattaattttttttttctttgctctactATTTCGCATGTGTTCCTAATgagaaagttaaatattttatgtgGGTGCTTTAGTTTAAAGCTGTATCTGCCCACAAAAAGTATATAAGGTCATTTCAAGACTTACAAATCCATCTTCTTGAAGATTTTGTGTGTTCAGCAGTGAATCTTGCTTAGAGACAAAATAGAGACATTTCTAAGTATTTTAACAACCTCAGATTTCTGTCAAATGGTTCTTACTGTAGTACCTTTAGCTCCAGTTCTGTGAGGCACTGACACAACCCCTTGCTTCCATCAAATCTAGTGGAGAAGAAAGGGCAAGATGTGCAAAAACAAAGTCAGAAAAAGAagaggtctgtttttttttttttttaaagtagaaaaagtTCAGGGACCTTCCTTATCCGAAATCCCAACCTGAGGTATGAACagtatgattaaaaagaaaatcctacaCTTCCAAAGGAGTGCATCTACTCTCTAATCAGTTCTCTTCTGTACATCGTaggatgtttattttcattttgttaagcaCATAAACACCTTTTCATACACTTACCACCATGGGTTCAGCATTGCTGAAACCCAGACCCTACAATATCTGTGCTGAAAAACctgaaacactaaaaaaaaaaaaaaacaaaaaacccaaagcacccAGGCTAAGCGGACACTATGACACTATGGTAAACAAATAACATGTTACTGGGAAAtttctcaaagacaaaaaaagactGCTATGTGTCTAGCTTTCCCTGGCTTGCAGGAAGCAGAAAGAATCCCATTGTTGATCATGTTTTGTGACATTTCTGTCATCCTGCATAAGCTATCGTAGTAAATTATTCTTCACTTGTGAGGGACTGCCAAACATTACCTTCTCTAACCACAATCAGTATTAAACTTCCAGGCACAAGTTCTGTAACAACTGCTGATGTCAGTTTATTTTTTGTCCCCCTCCaccaccttccccctccccccggtGTTAACTCTGTCCTGTTGGACGCTATTTTAATTCAGTATTATGCAAGTTTCTAAAGCCTTTACTCATTTTAAACTATAAGCGGAGTAAAGCAATAATGTGAGCTGGTATAGGATTTGCTTAGGATATGTGGGACTTGAGAGGGCAACTGTGTCAGTTTTCATTTTAGCTAATTAGAATGAGCTTTCTGAAAGCACTTTTACTGTAGGTGTCCTTAGAAGCAAAGGATAAGGATCATGCTTTGTAGAGCTATGTTTATGGAAAAGTAGGAGAACTGAGGACATGCTTGTGGCCCTTCAAACTTAGTTGCATTTGGCAGCTAAAAGATCTCCAGGGTGCATAGAAGTTGCTTTTAATCCTTTCCATTCTACATTACAGGTTCTGCCTCTCATCTTCCTTGGTATTTTTGTGAATGCAGCTTTTGCAAGTGAGGTAAGTAGAAGATCATATGtcatggttaattttttttttccttccaggtaTCCATTTTCCCCATATTGTTTGAGATGGCATTCTTATTAATTCAAGCCTTATAAACATGGGTCTCAGTTATTCTCTGCTAATATGTGCAGTGATTTTATATTAGCTTAACAGTCTCATGGTGTCAGGATGGCAAGTGTTTTCCATTAAGCTTGCTTCTCTTCTGCTATTGCTCAACATACAGGCAGAATAGCACTCAAGGGCAAACaggtttttgccttttgtttaaaatgcaaattgcTGCATTACCATGAATAAACTCAAGTTAACTATCCCAGTGCTTTGGTTAGTATATAACTTAGCTCATTAGAAACAACAGCAGTgagctttccttcctttcattttctgctgaCATTGACATTAATTAAATGAATTTGACA
The DNA window shown above is from Struthio camelus isolate bStrCam1 chromosome 27, bStrCam1.hap1, whole genome shotgun sequence and carries:
- the GKN1 gene encoding gastrokine-1, translating into MKSTIVITVLFGLSLTPSLAGKNVDRNKQISTGENSHQTLSINKEKSTACIDMNDGRDSWNIIWNYNTGYMATRIFAQKVCFISKMNKNVMPDIVAISKMTEKKKRAKGQRHPSKDLVYVVSKKRVRDLKSYGEDIFALCKGLPTYIAHEVRGSQFWYNQGSCFQLNILFVLGIRYCDNTGSS